The nucleotide window ATATCATAAAATGGTATTTAGTGATTAGTCTGTTAACAAATGCAATATAACAAGATTTTCATGATGTTTTCTCTGTTTCTAACAATAGTCAAGGAGCACAGACTCTATGGTATGACAAGAAGAAATATGTCGTCATTAACTTCATGGTGCAAAACCCCAAGGATGTTGAGGTTGATATTCAGGATACTTATATAGTTTTAAGGTGAGTTTGATCAATTTGTAACCCTAAAGTGTGTGATCTAGCAAGTTGTGTTAGTCTAAATAGTGtctaaatagtgtgtgtgtgtgtgtgagtgtgtgaatgtgtgaatgTGCATGTGTATGATTTCATAAACAGGCCTGTGTTATCACTCTATAATGATTGCTCTTACAAATAGTATATGTTATTATTGCAAAATGTTGCGTTATAGCCTACGTTTAATGACATTGTATGTCTCTGTGGATTTGTGTCTATGACAGTTGCAAAGACGTTGATGACAACAACATGTACAATCACATTTACTTTTACGACAAAGTAATGAAATTCGTAAGTATCAACATTTTCTTTTTCATATCAAAGTTAATTAGCTTCTCACAACTAACATAGAAAACAGTATGCTTCAATATTCAGCACAGTAATGTATTAAAAACCGGATACAAGTTACAGAGCATTATGGATACTGAGGTACATCATTGTGTATTTCTCTAACAGGACTCCCAAGTGAAAGTCTATGATCGCAGTATCCACATCTTGATCAGGAAGGTTAAAGAAAATGTTGCATGGCCTCGTCTTCAGAAAGATGCCAATCTCAAGGTACTGGAACATTTGGTCTTCCGCTGAGAATAGTTAAGAGCAATGTAAGGGTGGACTAATGCTTCATgtgttaaaggtagactcagcaatatgacATCATCATAAAGGATTTGTGCCCTCCCTTGGGGCATGCTCACACTGGAAAGAGCCAATAGTCTTGGCTGATTTAAATTATGTTATTGTTTACTTCTGAAAACAGAAAGTCACCATGCTATGCTATAATGCCGTCATATTACGGAGTCTACCTGATAGAATGTCTATcaacatgttctctctctctaccgtcaTTATTCTGTCCCTTGTAGCCTAATTGGATGGGTGTAGACTTCGAAAACTGGAGAGACTGGGCGAACGAAGAGGATGAGGGAATGGCGGAGTACGAACAATATGTGGATGTAAGTGTAACTCTGCCAAATGGGCTTATGTCTATGTTTGAAGGTTTGCACATCTTACAGAGTGTGGCTTTAATTCATGGTTTTCCATTTTAGATGATTCAGGATATAGGGAACAAGAAAGGAGGGCCACCTGCGATGGATGATCTTGATGATCTGGTTAGTACAGCAAGAATCTACCTCGAACTCACCTAAAAGCTTTTTCCAACAGTCATTATTAGGGGCATATTTATTAGCCTACCTCTCACTTGTCTTTGTCAGC belongs to Coregonus clupeaformis isolate EN_2021a chromosome 1, ASM2061545v1, whole genome shotgun sequence and includes:
- the LOC121548993 gene encoding putative protein PTGES3L, whose translation is MAMLPKNLPRPEECQGAQTLWYDKKKYVVINFMVQNPKDVEVDIQDTYIVLSCKDVDDNNMYNHIYFYDKVMKFDSQVKVYDRSIHILIRKVKENVAWPRLQKDANLKPNWMGVDFENWRDWANEEDEGMAEYEQYVDMIQDIGNKKGGPPAMDDLDDLSD